In the Candidatus Electrothrix sp. GW3-4 genome, one interval contains:
- a CDS encoding ABC transporter ATP-binding protein, producing the protein MTEQNNHSILEVQDLTMDFGGIRALDNLNIRVRQGEIAALIGPNGAGKTTFFNCLTGIYKPTAGNLLLTPPGQDTKRLNGLKPNQVTVQGLARTFQNIRLFPDMSVLENVMIGCHCRTKARVLGAIFRNKRTIKEEKEVIARSFALLEKVGLAELANEFAKNLPYGAQRRLEIARALATEPALLLLDEPAAGMNPQETGELDELITEIRNDGISILLIEHDMKLVMSLSDHIFVMDYGKKIAEGTPNKVRNNPEVIKAYLGEDMEEFHDI; encoded by the coding sequence ATGACCGAGCAAAATAATCATTCCATCCTTGAAGTGCAGGATCTCACGATGGACTTCGGTGGTATCAGGGCCTTGGACAACCTCAACATCCGGGTTCGCCAAGGGGAAATAGCCGCCCTGATTGGCCCAAACGGCGCAGGCAAGACCACCTTTTTCAACTGCTTGACTGGGATTTACAAGCCGACTGCTGGCAATCTCCTCCTGACCCCGCCCGGACAAGACACAAAACGACTCAACGGCTTAAAACCCAATCAGGTGACGGTGCAAGGACTTGCCCGGACTTTTCAAAATATCCGCCTCTTCCCTGATATGAGTGTCCTGGAAAACGTCATGATCGGTTGCCATTGCCGAACCAAGGCCAGGGTGCTCGGAGCAATCTTTCGCAATAAGCGAACAATTAAGGAAGAAAAAGAGGTCATTGCCCGTTCCTTTGCCCTCTTAGAAAAAGTCGGTCTCGCCGAGCTGGCCAATGAATTTGCCAAGAACTTACCCTATGGAGCGCAGCGCAGGCTGGAGATAGCCAGAGCACTGGCAACTGAACCCGCTCTCTTGCTGCTTGATGAACCGGCAGCCGGCATGAATCCCCAGGAGACCGGAGAACTGGACGAACTGATTACCGAGATTCGTAATGACGGTATTTCTATCCTGCTCATTGAACACGATATGAAACTGGTAATGAGCCTATCCGACCATATCTTTGTCATGGATTACGGCAAAAAGATCGCGGAAGGTACGCCGAACAAGGTCCGCAATAATCCAGAAGTGATTAAGGCCTATCTTGGGGAAGACATGGAAGAATTTCATGATATATAA
- a CDS encoding PAS domain S-box protein — translation MHTMHPIIQRIKIYSLIGAFTWSVVVLGTLYWNITDAKRQVFELAKQSAVDNFNKDRAARLWATSHGGIYVTPTDKTPPNPYLSHVPDRDVVTTSGKKLTLMNPAYMLRQMMNDYSKLYGIKGKITGLVVLNPINRPDQWEINAINSFKKGKKETVEISEIDDTPYLRLMRPMWMTKGCTKCHGHLGFKEGDLRGAVGVAIPMAPYQDLFKQRINTLILLYGVIWISGIFGIYFIYFRSKLYAIDRQNSEESIRSLNLELEHRIDERTKELQEKETRLSAIVNSSPEGIITVNEQGIIESANPEIEELFGYTSDELVGKNVRMLVPPSHRDQHNAYIANYLKTFKSKLINSDRQVSGQRKDGLLFPMYLAIRHTQLGDHHLFTGMMHDLTKEVAAEKLLKQAKEQAEQANEAKTLFLANMSHELRTPLNAILGFTQILQRDTKFDENQQETLAIIERSGHHLLNLINDILDISKIEAGGAKLEEKNVDLLALLQNVTGMFSVHAASKNLFFKIKTDKDLPRYILTDEGKLRQVFINLLGNAFKFTEEGGVTLRARSMITSEYTYQLHFTIKDTGIGIDEEHLESIFSPFVQTEEGAAKSTGTGLGLSITRQFVQLMGGNITAAHAINKGSIFSFDITVRAAEPSTVQESLPAQPVTGLAPGQRPLRILVVEDILESRTLLVHLLKNIGFEVKEAVHGQQGVELFHSWHPHLIWMDLRMPVMDGYEAIKQIRQTEAGQKTIIIALSAHALKEEREKIFRHGCDDFLSKPFAEQDLFATMEKYLGVRFLRKGEEVSLSSEPQSAQEAPPELPEDVKKELLAAAALLDQEACLEIIAQLQLSEPSVLAPLNKMIIDYNFEGLEKFLKE, via the coding sequence ATGCATACAATGCATCCCATCATACAAAGAATAAAGATATATTCCCTTATCGGCGCTTTTACCTGGTCCGTGGTTGTTTTAGGAACCTTGTACTGGAACATCACAGACGCAAAACGTCAGGTATTTGAACTCGCCAAGCAATCCGCTGTTGATAATTTCAATAAAGATCGGGCTGCCCGTCTATGGGCCACCTCGCATGGCGGGATATATGTCACGCCAACGGACAAAACCCCTCCTAATCCCTATCTTTCCCATGTCCCTGACCGAGATGTGGTCACTACATCAGGAAAAAAACTCACGCTCATGAATCCTGCGTACATGTTACGCCAGATGATGAATGACTACTCTAAGCTCTATGGTATTAAGGGAAAAATAACAGGACTTGTTGTCCTCAACCCCATCAATCGCCCGGACCAATGGGAGATCAACGCCATTAACTCCTTTAAAAAAGGAAAAAAGGAGACCGTTGAAATCTCTGAGATTGATGACACACCCTATCTTCGTTTAATGCGCCCGATGTGGATGACCAAGGGCTGTACAAAATGTCACGGACATTTGGGATTCAAGGAGGGTGATTTGCGGGGAGCTGTTGGGGTTGCAATCCCCATGGCACCTTACCAGGACCTCTTTAAACAGCGCATAAACACCCTCATACTTCTTTACGGGGTCATCTGGATCTCTGGAATATTTGGCATTTATTTCATTTACTTTCGCAGCAAGTTATACGCAATAGACCGACAAAACTCTGAAGAATCCATACGCTCACTCAACCTTGAGCTGGAGCATCGCATTGATGAACGGACAAAAGAACTGCAAGAAAAGGAGACTCGCCTCTCCGCTATCGTCAATAGCTCCCCTGAAGGCATCATCACAGTGAACGAGCAGGGCATTATTGAATCGGCTAATCCAGAAATAGAAGAACTCTTTGGTTATACGAGTGATGAGCTTGTCGGTAAAAATGTAAGGATGCTGGTTCCCCCCTCGCACCGTGATCAGCATAATGCGTATATTGCGAATTATCTCAAAACATTTAAGTCCAAACTTATTAATTCAGATCGGCAAGTGAGCGGCCAACGAAAAGATGGGCTCCTGTTTCCTATGTATCTTGCTATCAGGCACACGCAACTCGGCGACCACCATCTCTTTACAGGCATGATGCACGACCTGACCAAGGAAGTAGCGGCAGAAAAACTTTTAAAACAGGCCAAGGAACAGGCTGAACAGGCCAACGAGGCAAAAACCCTTTTCCTGGCTAATATGAGCCACGAGCTGCGCACCCCATTAAATGCCATTCTAGGGTTTACCCAGATACTGCAACGGGATACCAAATTCGATGAGAACCAACAAGAAACCCTTGCAATTATAGAGAGAAGCGGACATCATCTCCTTAATCTCATCAATGATATTTTAGACATCTCCAAAATTGAGGCAGGAGGCGCAAAGCTCGAAGAAAAAAACGTTGACCTGTTAGCCTTACTCCAGAATGTCACAGGTATGTTTTCTGTCCATGCGGCAAGCAAAAACTTATTTTTCAAAATAAAAACGGATAAAGACCTTCCGAGGTATATTTTAACTGATGAAGGAAAACTCCGGCAGGTATTCATTAATCTCCTGGGCAATGCATTTAAATTCACAGAAGAAGGAGGTGTCACCCTCCGAGCACGTTCCATGATAACATCTGAATATACCTACCAACTTCACTTTACAATCAAAGATACAGGTATCGGTATTGATGAGGAACATTTGGAATCTATCTTTTCTCCCTTTGTCCAAACAGAGGAAGGCGCTGCAAAGTCAACAGGTACGGGACTGGGGCTTTCTATTACCCGTCAATTTGTTCAACTCATGGGAGGCAACATCACAGCGGCCCATGCAATTAACAAAGGCTCTATCTTTTCTTTCGATATTACGGTGAGAGCGGCAGAACCTTCTACAGTCCAGGAGAGCCTGCCTGCCCAGCCCGTAACAGGACTTGCACCAGGCCAGCGCCCACTTCGTATCCTGGTTGTGGAAGACATCCTAGAGAGCCGGACTCTCCTGGTTCATCTTTTGAAAAATATTGGTTTTGAAGTTAAGGAGGCTGTTCATGGTCAACAGGGTGTGGAGTTGTTTCACTCTTGGCACCCTCACCTGATCTGGATGGACCTGCGCATGCCTGTTATGGATGGATATGAGGCCATCAAACAGATCAGGCAAACAGAGGCGGGGCAGAAAACCATTATCATAGCTCTCAGCGCCCACGCCTTAAAGGAGGAACGGGAAAAGATCTTTCGTCACGGTTGCGATGATTTTTTAAGCAAGCCCTTTGCTGAGCAGGATCTTTTTGCAACCATGGAAAAATATCTTGGCGTACGCTTTCTCCGCAAAGGTGAGGAAGTATCTTTATCTTCAGAGCCCCAGTCCGCACAAGAAGCTCCCCCTGAACTACCAGAAGACGTAAAAAAAGAATTACTGGCCGCAGCAGCCCTGCTGGACCAAGAAGCCTGTCTGGAAATTATTGCTCAGCTCCAATTATCTGAGCCATCAGTCCTTGCTCCTTTGAACAAGATGATAATAGATTATAATTTTGAAGGACTTGAAAAGTTTCTCAAGGAATAA
- the miaB gene encoding tRNA (N6-isopentenyl adenosine(37)-C2)-methylthiotransferase MiaB produces the protein MSKHVYIKTFGCQMNERDSEIMAQLLAQSGYIPVAEQTDADLVILNTCSIRAKAEQKVFSLLGSLRKQKKQQPELRIAVAGCVAQQEGEQIFRRMPHVDIVVGTQQLYQLPEMLGRLERNETKREISCNLDKEFTIPPFQRLLEDAPHQLAAFRKFVTIMQGCNNYCSYCVVPSTRGREISRPVADILEEVRLLVARGIKEITLLGQNVNSYGCTNAVAEEPTGFADLLTMVAAVPGVQRLRFTTSNPQDLSTELMQCFRDLPNLCPQFHLPVQAGSNAVLKRMNRKYTRELYLEKVAELRSYCPDIAIGTDVIVGFPGETEEDFEQTMDLLETVRFHGSFSFKYSDRPHTRSTDFSDKVEEQVKGERLQRFQNRQDAISLERNQEFLGKTVEVMIEANRSSGSQGRTGTNHIVHFTSPTNLLPGDLALVTITHAGQHSLKGELADKEKSNR, from the coding sequence ATGAGTAAACACGTTTATATAAAGACCTTTGGCTGCCAGATGAATGAGCGGGACTCGGAAATCATGGCTCAGCTCCTGGCCCAATCCGGCTATATCCCGGTGGCGGAACAGACAGATGCTGATCTGGTGATCCTCAACACCTGTTCCATTCGCGCCAAGGCGGAACAAAAAGTCTTCAGCCTGCTCGGATCGCTCCGTAAGCAGAAAAAACAGCAACCGGAACTCCGCATCGCCGTGGCAGGCTGTGTGGCCCAGCAGGAAGGCGAACAGATCTTCCGCCGCATGCCCCATGTAGATATCGTGGTGGGCACCCAGCAACTCTATCAACTCCCGGAAATGCTCGGGCGCCTTGAACGAAACGAAACGAAACGAGAGATTTCCTGCAATCTGGACAAGGAATTTACCATCCCTCCCTTCCAACGATTGCTTGAGGATGCCCCTCATCAGCTCGCAGCGTTTCGCAAATTCGTCACCATTATGCAGGGCTGTAATAATTATTGCAGCTATTGTGTAGTGCCAAGCACCCGTGGACGGGAGATCAGCAGACCGGTCGCAGATATTCTGGAAGAAGTACGCCTTCTCGTGGCGCGGGGTATCAAGGAGATCACCCTGCTGGGCCAGAACGTTAACTCTTATGGCTGCACCAATGCGGTTGCTGAAGAGCCCACTGGCTTTGCTGACCTGCTCACAATGGTTGCGGCAGTACCAGGGGTACAGCGACTCCGCTTTACCACCTCAAATCCCCAGGATCTCTCCACCGAGCTGATGCAATGCTTCCGTGATCTCCCCAACCTCTGCCCACAGTTTCATCTCCCCGTGCAGGCCGGTTCCAATGCCGTGCTCAAACGAATGAATCGCAAATACACCAGAGAGCTGTACCTGGAAAAGGTTGCAGAGTTGCGCTCCTATTGCCCGGACATCGCCATAGGTACCGATGTTATAGTTGGCTTTCCCGGCGAAACAGAGGAGGATTTTGAGCAGACCATGGATCTGCTGGAGACCGTGCGCTTTCACGGTTCCTTCTCCTTTAAGTATTCAGACCGACCCCATACCCGCTCAACGGATTTCAGTGATAAGGTCGAGGAGCAGGTAAAAGGTGAACGGCTCCAGCGCTTTCAAAACCGCCAGGATGCCATCAGTCTGGAGCGCAATCAGGAATTCCTTGGTAAGACCGTTGAGGTTATGATTGAAGCCAACAGATCATCTGGAAGCCAAGGCCGAACAGGGACAAACCATATTGTTCACTTTACCTCCCCCACCAACCTCCTGCCCGGTGACCTCGCTCTTGTCACGATCACCCATGCAGGCCAGCACTCCCTCAAAGGAGAACTGGCAGATAAAGAAAAATCTAATCGTTAG
- a CDS encoding FlgO family outer membrane protein, producing MKFFRHIVMLAIVFFLAAVCDASAYEAEIKKMSATMAEKISATEKDKIAVVDFTDLQGDVTELGRFVAEEFSVALAGAGKGFKVVDRTHLKSIIKENKLSATGLIDPATARKLGKIVGVEALITGTLTPFGDSVRIAVKILDSSTAEVVDAISGNIAKTEAVKDLLATNLIFRKGPPSDTGEGEPGKPLQTVEAGGLLVQLMGGKLSNGNLTFSFLIISPKQDKKVYMLTNHSSRIFDYEGNEYEAIKGQIGYSERSSRAIEKNIIAGVPIKSSISFENIPPKITGVALLEVNFIDFTAQFHNISLSKRSNNSSAQLYAGSE from the coding sequence ATGAAGTTCTTCAGGCATATTGTAATGTTGGCGATAGTTTTCTTTCTGGCAGCAGTTTGCGATGCATCCGCTTATGAAGCCGAGATCAAGAAAATGTCCGCAACAATGGCGGAAAAAATCTCCGCGACGGAAAAAGACAAAATAGCTGTTGTGGATTTCACCGACCTTCAGGGGGATGTAACAGAGCTTGGCCGATTCGTTGCTGAGGAGTTTTCCGTTGCTCTTGCCGGTGCGGGCAAAGGATTCAAAGTTGTAGACAGAACTCATCTCAAAAGCATTATCAAAGAGAACAAGCTGTCCGCAACCGGGTTGATAGATCCTGCGACTGCAAGAAAACTGGGAAAGATTGTCGGGGTGGAAGCCTTGATTACCGGGACGCTTACGCCGTTCGGAGACAGTGTGCGGATCGCCGTTAAAATTCTGGATTCCTCCACTGCGGAAGTCGTTGATGCAATAAGTGGGAATATTGCCAAGACAGAGGCCGTTAAGGATTTACTTGCCACCAACCTTATCTTCAGGAAAGGGCCTCCTAGTGACACAGGGGAAGGTGAGCCGGGGAAACCTCTGCAAACGGTTGAAGCTGGAGGCTTACTCGTTCAGCTTATGGGTGGAAAATTATCCAATGGGAATTTAACATTTTCTTTTTTGATCATTAGTCCTAAACAAGATAAAAAAGTTTATATGTTGACTAATCACAGTTCAAGAATATTTGATTATGAGGGCAATGAATACGAAGCGATAAAGGGTCAGATCGGTTATTCAGAACGTAGCTCTAGAGCTATAGAAAAAAATATTATTGCGGGAGTTCCCATCAAATCAAGCATCAGCTTTGAAAATATTCCTCCAAAAATAACAGGGGTAGCACTGCTTGAAGTTAACTTTATTGATTTCACAGCTCAATTCCACAATATTTCCCTGTCTAAAAGGAGTAATAATAGCTCTGCTCAGTTATATGCAGGATCGGAGTGA
- a CDS encoding HAD family hydrolase: MPLALFDLDNTLLAGDSDYEWGRFLIKKGLVDEIYYEAENNRFYEQYKQGHLNIYEFSAFSFQPLAERSMEELQALHAEFMQEVIEPMIGQRAQDLVDKHKQQGDTVMVITATNSFITGPIVRAFGIEHLLATEPKIVKGRYTTEIDGIPCFHEGKVQRLENWLSANKMSLQGSCFYSDSINDLPLLEKVETPIAVDPDEKLAPLARHRGWKCISLRD; the protein is encoded by the coding sequence ATGCCGCTAGCTCTTTTTGATCTTGATAACACACTCCTCGCTGGTGACAGCGATTATGAATGGGGCCGCTTTCTCATCAAAAAAGGCCTGGTTGATGAGATCTATTATGAAGCGGAAAACAACCGTTTCTATGAACAATATAAGCAGGGACACTTGAATATTTATGAGTTTTCCGCATTCAGTTTTCAGCCGCTGGCAGAACGCAGCATGGAAGAACTGCAAGCGCTCCACGCAGAATTCATGCAAGAAGTTATTGAACCGATGATCGGCCAGCGTGCTCAGGACTTGGTTGATAAACATAAACAACAAGGCGATACCGTGATGGTTATCACGGCAACCAACAGCTTTATCACCGGCCCTATTGTTCGGGCCTTTGGCATAGAACATCTCTTGGCAACAGAGCCAAAGATCGTTAAGGGTCGCTATACGACAGAGATTGATGGAATCCCCTGTTTTCATGAGGGCAAGGTCCAACGCCTGGAAAACTGGCTGTCAGCAAACAAGATGTCATTGCAAGGGAGTTGTTTTTACAGTGACTCAATCAATGATCTTCCCTTACTGGAAAAGGTAGAAACCCCTATCGCCGTAGATCCGGATGAAAAATTGGCTCCCCTTGCCCGCCACAGAGGATGGAAATGTATTTCACTGCGCGATTGA
- a CDS encoding branched-chain amino acid ABC transporter permease: MTARFSYDVLEQEALMSRQDRYGTVTSPAPVLKITLNMNKILTAHHLKKAVFIALWFVFLTFPLMVIKVNPYEETVVWRWQNMLYVALVSFVLYLFSQAVLGWKATQKKKKKVRITPERAKRDWQHTLLREPKLFVPLLGLLLVTFSAFPFFLSTYQINIMITALMYVVLGLGLNIVVGVAGLLDLGYVAFYAVGAYSYALLNLHFGIGFWTALPVGGLLAACFGILLGFPVLRLRGDYLAIVTLGFGEIIRLVLENWTDFSHGPSGIAGVPRPGFFGMDMSLDQSINYLYYLMIALVIFTVFMINRLQNSRIGRAWFALREDEIACQAMGIDKTKTKLTAFALGAFWAGMVGVIFAAKTTFVNPSSFTFLESAIILCIVVLGGMGSIIGVIIAALVLMLLPEYLRAFADYRMLVFGATLVVMMVFRPKGLISTVRRTYKRENA, translated from the coding sequence TTGACAGCGCGATTCAGCTATGATGTGCTGGAGCAGGAAGCCCTCATGAGCAGGCAAGATCGCTACGGGACAGTAACTTCTCCTGCACCAGTTCTCAAGATCACTCTGAATATGAACAAGATACTCACAGCTCACCACCTTAAAAAAGCAGTTTTCATTGCCCTCTGGTTCGTTTTTCTCACCTTTCCCCTCATGGTGATTAAGGTGAATCCCTATGAAGAAACCGTTGTCTGGCGTTGGCAAAATATGCTCTATGTGGCGCTGGTCAGTTTCGTTCTCTACCTGTTCAGCCAGGCTGTTTTGGGCTGGAAGGCGACACAGAAGAAAAAGAAAAAAGTACGCATTACTCCTGAGCGGGCGAAAAGGGATTGGCAGCATACCTTGCTCAGGGAGCCCAAACTCTTTGTCCCGCTTCTTGGCCTGCTACTGGTGACCTTCTCTGCTTTTCCGTTTTTTCTTTCCACCTATCAGATCAACATCATGATCACGGCCCTGATGTACGTGGTCTTAGGGCTTGGCCTCAATATCGTGGTCGGGGTAGCGGGCCTGCTGGATCTGGGCTATGTGGCCTTTTACGCGGTCGGGGCCTATTCCTATGCCCTGCTCAACCTCCATTTCGGCATTGGCTTCTGGACGGCCCTGCCCGTCGGCGGCCTGCTGGCTGCCTGTTTTGGCATCCTGCTTGGCTTTCCGGTCCTGCGCCTGCGCGGTGATTATCTGGCCATCGTCACCTTGGGTTTTGGAGAAATCATCCGCTTGGTCCTGGAAAACTGGACCGATTTTTCCCACGGCCCCAGTGGCATCGCAGGTGTTCCCCGGCCTGGATTTTTTGGCATGGACATGTCCCTGGATCAATCCATCAACTATCTCTATTATCTGATGATAGCCTTGGTCATATTTACGGTGTTCATGATCAACCGCCTGCAAAACTCACGGATCGGGCGGGCCTGGTTTGCCCTGCGCGAGGATGAGATCGCCTGTCAGGCTATGGGTATCGATAAGACCAAGACCAAACTCACCGCCTTTGCCCTGGGTGCCTTCTGGGCCGGTATGGTTGGGGTGATCTTTGCTGCAAAAACCACCTTTGTCAACCCTTCTTCCTTTACCTTTCTTGAATCCGCTATTATCCTCTGCATCGTCGTGCTGGGCGGGATGGGCTCCATCATCGGGGTGATTATCGCAGCCCTGGTCCTGATGCTGCTGCCGGAATACCTGCGGGCCTTTGCCGATTACAGAATGCTGGTCTTTGGTGCAACCCTCGTCGTTATGATGGTCTTCCGACCCAAGGGTTTGATCTCCACGGTGCGGCGGACATACAAAAGAGAGAACGCATAG
- a CDS encoding sigma-54 dependent transcriptional regulator, with the protein MDKQKVKILIVDDEQVHRYMLYSMLTEWGWSCQEADDGETAVEAVRQGPFDVILLDVCMEPIDGLEALRQIHAINPSIPVVMMTAYSSIDSAVEAIKLGAHDYLTKPIDFERLRQTLEVAMGHRQQPDKTELSEKPFGEDGRIIGSSAPMQALWEMIVQVAPTEATVLITGDSGTGKELVASALHYKSQRRKGPFIKVNCAALSETLLESELFGHEKGAFTGADRRREGCFVQAQEGTLFLDEIGETTPAMQAKLLRVLQEHELQRVGGQEVIQVDVRIVTATNRDLEAEVKAGTFREDLYYRLNVVALDMPSLCDRDGDIPLLAEYFLANFAKRNKREVQGITPECMDILNRYPWPGNVRELENAIERGVILMRGEYLDLESLPMAVQNWAGMHPKKEEEQPSTLREAERVLILKTLEETNGNRSEAARRLQITRKTLLNKLKRYGV; encoded by the coding sequence ATGGATAAACAGAAGGTCAAAATTTTAATTGTAGACGACGAACAAGTCCACAGGTACATGCTCTACTCCATGCTGACGGAATGGGGCTGGTCATGTCAGGAGGCGGATGATGGTGAGACAGCGGTAGAAGCAGTACGACAGGGACCTTTTGATGTCATCCTTCTGGATGTCTGCATGGAACCAATCGATGGTTTAGAGGCTCTACGCCAGATACACGCCATTAATCCATCGATTCCTGTCGTTATGATGACGGCCTACTCCTCAATAGATTCGGCTGTTGAGGCAATAAAACTCGGTGCCCATGATTACCTGACCAAGCCCATAGATTTTGAGCGACTTCGCCAAACCCTGGAAGTTGCTATGGGGCATCGTCAGCAACCGGACAAGACAGAGCTCTCTGAAAAACCCTTTGGCGAAGACGGGAGAATCATCGGCTCTTCAGCTCCGATGCAGGCCCTTTGGGAAATGATCGTCCAGGTTGCGCCCACAGAGGCCACAGTCCTGATCACTGGTGATTCAGGCACTGGAAAGGAGCTCGTCGCCTCTGCCCTCCATTATAAAAGTCAGCGAAGAAAGGGGCCCTTTATCAAGGTAAACTGTGCTGCTCTTTCTGAAACCCTCTTGGAATCCGAGCTCTTTGGCCATGAAAAAGGGGCGTTTACAGGGGCGGATCGGCGCCGCGAGGGCTGTTTTGTCCAGGCCCAGGAGGGCACGCTCTTTCTTGATGAAATAGGCGAAACAACCCCGGCCATGCAGGCAAAACTCTTACGGGTCCTTCAGGAGCACGAACTCCAGCGAGTCGGTGGGCAAGAGGTCATTCAAGTTGATGTGCGTATTGTCACAGCCACCAACCGGGACCTGGAAGCTGAGGTAAAGGCAGGTACTTTTCGGGAAGATCTTTATTACCGGCTCAATGTTGTGGCCCTGGATATGCCTTCGTTATGCGATCGTGACGGTGATATTCCTTTGCTCGCTGAGTATTTCCTGGCCAATTTTGCCAAAAGAAACAAGCGGGAGGTGCAGGGAATAACCCCAGAATGCATGGATATACTGAATCGCTATCCCTGGCCTGGCAATGTCCGCGAACTGGAAAATGCTATCGAACGGGGTGTTATCCTCATGCGGGGAGAGTATCTTGATCTTGAGAGCCTGCCTATGGCTGTGCAAAACTGGGCAGGTATGCATCCGAAAAAGGAAGAAGAACAACCGTCCACCCTCAGAGAGGCAGAGCGAGTTCTCATCCTGAAAACCCTTGAGGAAACCAACGGAAATCGCAGTGAAGCAGCCCGCCGCTTACAGATTACGCGCAAGACCTTGCTCAATAAACTTAAAAGGTATGGGGTATAA
- a CDS encoding DUF2279 domain-containing protein has product MKRNPFKLLAVLSALTATFISPAFGGDLANITAPDQGSRTAHIGWWDALAKEKKALYVNVAAAAFISLYGAADWNYGSASFHFTNEGWFEKDTKYGGADKMGHFWSTYTLADTFTGLYNSWGYNKKRAGRYGVFSAWGIQAIMELDDGTSETQGFDWNDMTMNTLGALTSMLLAQYPEIDRKIDVRVEYALNVPVQGIFDDYSNMYYALVVKLDGFDALHDSWLQWLELHAGYCTQGYEAAEVDKERRTYLGISLNFSHLLHQHDYHKTGKVLEYLQVPYTVPKVFRKAS; this is encoded by the coding sequence ATGAAAAGAAACCCCTTCAAACTCTTGGCAGTGCTCTCTGCTCTCACAGCGACTTTTATCTCTCCGGCCTTTGGTGGAGATCTAGCGAATATCACGGCTCCTGATCAAGGAAGCCGGACAGCACATATAGGCTGGTGGGATGCGCTCGCTAAGGAGAAAAAGGCCCTGTACGTTAATGTTGCTGCTGCCGCCTTTATTAGCCTGTATGGGGCTGCTGATTGGAATTATGGCTCGGCAAGCTTTCATTTTACCAATGAAGGTTGGTTTGAAAAGGACACGAAATATGGCGGTGCAGATAAAATGGGGCATTTCTGGTCGACCTATACCCTTGCCGATACCTTTACCGGGCTGTACAACTCTTGGGGGTATAACAAAAAAAGAGCTGGTCGCTACGGCGTGTTCTCGGCTTGGGGGATACAGGCCATTATGGAGCTTGATGACGGAACCAGCGAAACACAGGGGTTTGACTGGAATGACATGACGATGAATACCCTTGGGGCATTAACCAGCATGCTCCTCGCACAGTATCCAGAGATTGATCGTAAAATAGACGTTCGCGTCGAATATGCCCTCAATGTCCCGGTTCAAGGGATCTTTGATGATTACTCCAATATGTACTATGCCCTAGTGGTCAAACTCGATGGCTTTGACGCCTTGCACGATTCCTGGCTGCAATGGCTGGAACTACATGCTGGCTATTGTACCCAGGGATACGAGGCAGCAGAAGTTGATAAGGAGCGACGCACGTATCTTGGCATATCCCTGAACTTCTCTCACCTCCTTCATCAACATGATTACCATAAGACCGGAAAGGTGCTTGAGTATCTTCAGGTCCCCTATACTGTACCTAAGGTTTTCAGGAAAGCAAGCTGA
- a CDS encoding ferredoxin translates to MFEVVVDKDKCVGCEECVGSCPAGVFELVDGKADPVNEDECLGCETCVEVCDADAITVTEV, encoded by the coding sequence ATGTTTGAAGTAGTTGTAGATAAAGATAAATGTGTAGGTTGTGAAGAGTGTGTTGGATCCTGCCCGGCAGGTGTTTTCGAGCTCGTTGACGGAAAAGCTGATCCGGTCAACGAAGACGAATGTCTGGGTTGTGAAACCTGCGTAGAGGTTTGTGACGCAGATGCCATCACCGTTACTGAGGTTTAA